In the Salvia miltiorrhiza cultivar Shanhuang (shh) chromosome 8, IMPLAD_Smil_shh, whole genome shotgun sequence genome, tgtaacagtgtaaaatacactattacacacttttttcgtttctaaaaagtgtgtaatagtatattttatattgttacacactaaaagggtattttagtcagaaatgctattatttccatatttttatttgtatggctaaaatttcctatgactaaaaggttttggctagaTTAGGGTGctgcctcaaaaaaaaaatcatgcgaATAATTACTATTCTTACaaggtgcgtttactttgatggataaatttaggGTTAATGGTGTTTTTTACcctatttaaaaaatgaaacataaaatatacccacccaaaattaaacatataaaatgtACCCATTTTGAGGTTGAAAAGACTAAGATACCCttaaaacaaaaaggaaatacCAAACAAATCCtctctccaaaaaaaaataaaaaatcgcaGCCTCTCCCCCCCAAAAAAACTTGCAGCCtctccccatctctctctctctctctcaaagcgcctccgccgccctccaGGGTGTCTCCGCCTCCGCCGCGCTAGCGCCGTCGCCGCAGCCACAGATCCCGTCGCCGTGGCCGCCCAGATCTGCCTCCGTCGCGCGCCGCCGTTTCTCTCCAGCACGTCCACGCACGCCTCCGCCGCAGCCTCGCCGTGCCTCGCCGCGACTCCTCCCCAAATCGCAGGCGCaacctccttcttcttcttcttcttcttcttcttcttcttcttcttcttcttctctctctctctaccgatTCCCCCACCTGCACGATTTTCGATCTGAAGTCGCACGATTTCCGATctgaagtttgatttttgaaattgtgCCAAGATctgaagtttgatttttgaatttgtgCCAAAAATGTTCAGTGCTCGACAGTTCACATTGCTCGACACTCCACTtaatgtcgagcaatagttcaattgaactattgctcgtcTTGCTCGACAtatgaactattgctcgacagtTCTTAATTGCTCGACACTCGATGCTCGAGGCGTCGAAgcgtcgagcaatagttcaatttgaactattgaactattgctcgacatgctcgatgcTCGACAGTTCAATGCTCGACGCTTCAGTGTCGAGCAATGTGAGCAATGCGCGAATTACACATAGGGGTAAAAATGTCCTAAGTGGGtagattttattgttttaaaaaaagtggGTACATTTTATGTTTCATCTTTCAAAAAGGGTATATCCCATTTTGCctcataaatttattatgaaaaaatgagggataacaaaaatttgtgtCTTTAAATGCCTCAtttcttttctcacattttatacaaaagataagttcaccatttttctttttttattttcacttcaaggatgaataatattatcacaccaattttcttattttataacTTAATCAACTTTtctaattttcttaatttgtgggCCCCATTTTCTCTACTCActaaaacaacaaaaattttcttaaaatttgtcaATCTACTTTAGAACATCTTTTCGTGAACAAGAGGAGTATTTCTTAGTCAAATTAAAGGTGAtgatataaataagaaaataaaaaaactctatatattttccggctattatcCCTTTATGATACTAGACATACTCTGATGTTTGTTTGTGATACATGAATTAGTTCTGTTTGGATTGGAGAAaattctctttttaatataaaaaaggaatatatttttctctatGGAGAATTGGGGGAGTAAATTTAGATAACTAATTAGttatataaattcataatttatcaaTATCAATCCAAAAAATAATACAGAAAGAAATTTTAATGGATTTGAAATACTGGCATCGATCTTTTTTCCAAACAATTCATTAGTTACGAATTTGGAAACCATAATTTAAAGTCGTTCTGAAATGCATATTAGATATTGCTTTGCAGCGTGTGATATTTGGGCCATCTTATTTAATGGAGTAGTATTTATTATAGAACTATCGTTTGCACACTGTGTAATgcacaaaattatttttatatatttatattcatataaaattgataacaatttaattattatatttataaatacaattaaaaataataatttaattgaatatatatatatttgaattgaatattaaaaaattaaaaagaattcacaatatatTTGTCCAAAAAATAGGAGagataaataagaaaaaaataattatgtatgATGTACAATGacatttggtgtaaataatgagttatgtagagatatttgttatatattgactttccatttttggaagtgacctattgaattgagacgtCTAAATAAAGAAacatgacctattgaattgggacggagaGTGTAATAAACAAAACGCTGCCAAAATCAATACAAAACATGATTCAAGAGCATTCTCAATAGTGTCTATTGAATCAGACTTTAATCTCAACTGAATATAGAAAACGAAAACGAAGAAAATAATCTAAAAATTTAAGACGAAGATTGAATTTAGATTGCAgagaaagaattttattttcgaTTGGTAAATAATGAATAATCTAATGATCTTATACATGAGAATTCTATTTATATATAGGTTACAAAATAAACTTGGCACTAATGCCCATTGATCAAGACAATTGGGCTCAAATTTTGTTATAACGGCTTTTGTCTTGGAATGAATCACCAAGATTGATGTTTTGCGTGAGGCTGGAGCGCAGGGTTTTGCCAAGACTGTGCTGAGCTGATTTCGTTGCCTTCCTCAAGCTCACTTTAATTGTTAAATCAGGGTTGtttcttactccctccgtcccataaagcATGActcagttcttttcggcacgaaaattaaaaaattagtattttgtgtaAGTGTGAtgggtgaaaaagtgaataaagagtaatttttttgtcatttttataaacatgtcaagtttcgtgggacaaatcaaaaaagaaaatgggtCATGCTTTGTGGGACGGATTTGTCTAGTTCCGCCACGCATTGATCTCAATTTCTTGAGCTTCTAATTGAATTGTAACCATAGTTAATTGAGATAATGTAGAAATGAAAGTAGGTTCGAAGGAAAGGTGTGAGATACAAAAAAACTTGTGTTGGATATTAAaggtagactttggagttggaacaagaCTATTCAAATTGTGGAAGTGAatgttccttttttttttgtggtgcTCTCGAGAGTACTCACTTTCTTTTTTGTAACTGTTTTGGTACTACTGGTACTGAGTTTTTAATATATTTCACttttattgatcaaaaaaaaaattgagatgaTTTAGAGATATTTTAATTGTTAGTCTCGAACCATAAATTAGTTATTGAACTTTTAAGCCTTTATAGTTTCATCTCATTAAGTATACATttattctatttaattttacGAATATCAAAGATCAAAGGTTCtcactattcatcgtcaaaagtCATCAAAATCTCATCGTCCTATCTAAAATCAAAGAGTTTATCACTTAAAAGGTTATATTTCACTTCTAATATTCTTTAATATCTAGTATAATTCAAATCCAACATAGTAGACATAATTAAGAcagaatataattaaaaatctcAAAGCGGgaatcaatttaatttttttttttgataaatttacagtattaaataagaaatttaaaaataaaaggataACAATGAAGAATTTAGTTTGTAAAGATGAAATAAGTTATCTTTCAAAAGATACGGAAtagaagattaaaaaaatacattaataaatATACTAGAACTTACTCAATCATTCTATCTCAGCATAATTGTTGGATTAtaccaaaattaaaataaaaacaactaGCTGTATCATATGTGACAACCTCCGATGGCAAATCGTATcaggatttttaaattttgaaaaaccaTGAAATAATGGTGAGATCATGAGGCATAAAAAAAGGTAGCATGAAATCAATATGTGAACAAGCATGCATATATAATATGTTTTGGTAAAGAAAACTTTCACGTGATTATGTACTTGGGGGACTCCTCAACTATGGTAATTTAGGGTCCACTCCTTTGATAATGATTGTACCTCATAAGAGAAAAGCTGCTTTAGAGAGTTGTACCATCCTCTAATAATTTGTAGAGTGGGCTGGTTTTTCTGTTTAAGATGATGCCCAATCTTGCCCACACATACCAAGTGAGCACATGATCCACATAGAATTTAAGTGGGtagcaatttttattttcttttctttcttactTAATTTtggttttatcattttgtttttGGTAATTGCTGAATGTGACATCCCCAAATAGGCCAAACCAATTTAAGAGCTATCATCCTATTAGGCTGGTATTGGTCCCAAAGTAAAAATATTTACTTGCCACATATTAAGGTTTgtcatttaattatatataatattttaggTCATCTCaaattaatacattaatttGTGTTGTATATATTGTgcagtgataatattattattgcaTTGTGCATGTTTCTACTAAAAAAacatcttatatatatatccaattagaaaattgaatcttttattactttttttttaaagagggTTAATGATAATTCTCTATTTTTTTAGTCATCGTGATTTTATCCCTTAACCTATTAATTAAAGGTGAAGCATCTTAATTACTAATTAAGCTATATTTTGTTGTGTaaatcttttattattttattgttcaatatattttaatCCATTCACAGATATTTACGACAATGGCAAGACTTGCATATTgaagataattaaaaaaacatgaGCAAACATtggcttttaattttttgatatgTGACAATCATCACTTTATGATCATATAATGTTGCACTATAATGCAATAGATGATCAGACTTGCCTTTTTATCAGTCTTAGTAATTTGATTGTGTTTATCTTGTAGTTTCTTGATTTACTATTGGATCGCACCCTtctgcaattttttttagaattataagagatatatattatataatcaaaataaatcaTCCGCAAATAGGCGATCGGGACCCTATACCATACAAAGGTGAAAAATAACCGCACGTAAGTAAAATCACTACTCACACAATGACGAAAAAACTAATATAAAACACCGTATtgcttataatattttttaatgtgaATTTTTATCTCATTGGAATAACACACACTATCAAATTTTGGAATAAGTAGAAGATGGTTTTCTCCAACCAAACGTTCTTAAAGGATACAAACATTTATCagcattaatttttttctaaatttttaatcttttatttttatatattaatatttgttATGTAAGTATTAAAGTCTCTATTGAGACTGATACTCGGATATTGTGATAaattgtaattgtaaatttaaatatatgtgAATAGTTAACATgtattatgatatatttttgtgatgaaaatgaatagtaaaattattactatatcttatatttatcaaaataattaaaataattactcTTCGAATTTCGACGCAATAATCATTTTTGAAACAATAAAGATAAAGCTCATAATCAGAAACTGACATGAAAATGTAGCCAATTGAGTGAACGTAAAAAACtttccaaattttaattttcagtcAGTTGGAAAGTAACCAAAACCTAGATGTCAATTACTGCTGTCACAAGTACATCACTATCAAGCTGGACCTTTGAAAGAAATTGagagaaaatgacaaaaatggaAGAAAAAAATACTATGAATATAATAAGATTAAAGAACTTTGTGGAGCCTTTCTATATTACTGTGAGCAATATTTATGCAAACAGTGAAAGCGCATAGTGATTGAAAATTCCACGTTTTTCAACATGGCTTCCAACTGTTAATTACTTTGTTTATCAAATGAATTTTATAAACAAATTAACATCCATAATCAAATATGTctcaaatatattttatttttcatcagatCTGATCATTAGTATTGAATtccttctatatatatagagaaaaaagtttcatgaaaaatgctaaatatttagagaaggAAAAATGCATGAGAAAATAACGAACaagttaataatttttatgaacagaTCAATATATCTTATGAACATGCATTTTCGTAGGATTCGAATCATGGGCGAAATCTTcatcatatttactaaatacgtctctTCATGAGTTATATATGTTGGTTTATTCGTataatttattgatttgttcgttATTCTCCATTCCatcgaaaaatataattctccaTAAAACctaactttatatatatatatatatatatatatatatatatatatatatataaatattcgtgtgtgtgtgtatataattCGTGTATTCATCATGAAAAAAATACgggataataaaaaaaattcctttgaatcccttatttttttctctctcaatttctacaaaagagaatttaACTTTTTCTCATTCCTCTCATTCATTCTTCTCATTTTaaagatgaataatattatcacaccacgaattagggataatattatccctctttgAAGTCAAAAGAATGAATAAGAAATGGTAGAAttttcttttgtagaaaataagggacaagaaagAAAGGAtttaaaataggaaaaatatTGTTATCTCTTcatttctcatgataaatttatcaattaaagaTAACAAACCTTAagtattatactcccttcgtccaccaaaaaaatCCTGAAATTGgatgatacaaattttaataaaattaattggatGTATTGTGAGTAAAATAtcgtattaattaattatagggttaattgcatataatatcacgaacgTTGCCCGAAATCTATTTTCTCCACGatcttaaaaaaatttcattttttatcaaatactttgacatttgttcaatttccccatgatttttttttccgatGACCGGAAAAATGACATAGCAATGAcatgtatttaattttacacgtaaAATTGACGtggaatatatatgaattttaaattacacatataatattaaatcataataaaaaaagccatagtttcttttaatttctcatttttatcgGGCAAAAGGAAATCAAAGATTGCTTTTGGTGCTAGAAAAAAACGATTGTTTTCCTTTCCACCACCTCTGTCGAAGGGTTCCTCTCCGGACCAGTGTGGAAGTCTTCGTGTCGAGGTCTTCCAAACCAGTGGTGCCAATTGCTTGCTGAATGTTGGCACCGATTGCTTCGTGTTTCCAATCTTCCAAACCAGTGCGCCGATTGTTGGCACCGATGCTTCGCCCATTGGTGGCGCTGATTGCTAAAACGAGGATTTTAATGTTTAAACTGAAACGCATCGTTTAATTTATTGGAATGGTGTGTGCCGGCGAGCCAAATCAGCGCTACGTCGATTCCGATTTGAGGGTAAAAAAGATCGTGGGGAAATTtaacaaatgtcaaagtatttgataaaaaaaatgtaattattatagatcgtggggaaaatgaattttgggcaaagttcgtgatattatatgtaATTAACCCTGAATTATATTATGAGTGAAGAAAGAGAttcattatataataaaaaaagataaataaatgaatgtaTTCATAATAATAAGTTTTAGAGTATGGTgttaaaatgaaaatgaattaatttttatagacGTCGCAAATAGACATAAAGTGatttattttttgtagaaataGGAAATATATGCGTGCATATCAATTCGTCGGACAATTGTTATGGTAgttaaaatttgaataataaagcctaataaaaatttataggTCATATAAAGTTACGAATCTTCATATATATAGAATAAAGTTTTGAATATAGAGTTGTGAATTTGATTTGAAAAGCGAAATGGAGAATGAAAAAAGTGAAGATGAAGTGATTGAGGCGTTGGATTGATTCTAGCATGTTCACACAGTAGAGGAGGTGGACACGCGTTCAGCTCATCCCACACATGTCCATTTCTTCTACCTTTGGTTTCTTATGGCCGACTCTGACAACAAAATTTAAGTCGAAAAACTGCTATGCCCATCGCATCCTGCTCGACTCATCGCCCTTCATCGTCAACTTGCTTTTAATTAGCTTTTCAGATTAATTTTCAGCAATTTTAATATCAATCCCTTTGCTTTCTGCCCCCTTGTGTTTATCTTACCATTCTTAATTTGTTTTCTAATTTCTATTTCGCTTCACTCATTGACACAGTCTTCCGCGATTTGTTTTAAGATTGTATAGACTAATACCAATTTAGAGATAATGAAGTGACTACTTTCGGCCCCCAAAATTAAGTGAATACtcctttttatataaattaacagtatcaaataaagaaatttaaaggtcgcatCATAAGAGATTCAAACTCAAGACCTTTaaccttagacattaaccccttatCGTTGGCGAACACACGCACGCTAAAATTAAGTGAATACTGATTAAGCATGTGTGGACCTAGAATTAGAATTGTTAATTTACGATATCAAAAGTTTTAAATTCAATTTCATTGACGTGATctctaaataataattataataataataataataataagtgactaatttacataaaaaaaaatttaaacacCTAAAAGGTGAGGGATTAGGCGGACCCTCAACctgtaaatataaaattaatcgATATTTCATATATTATGTTGCCCAAAAGTGACAATACTCAGAGGAATCAACAAGGAAAAATAGAAATCAAATTGACTAAAAACAACCTTAGAAATAGTCCAAAATTGATTATACCCAGAACAATCAAAGAAGAAATAAACCCAAACAGACTACCTATCATGATGAAAACTGAATCTAAAGTTAGAATAATCAAATTAGTTCATCCTAACCAGAACAAGAAAACAACAAGGAGTAGTAAAGTTGGTGCTTTTCAGCTTAAGTTCGAccttttcatttaaataaaatcacgaaatcGAGTTTGAACTCTCGTTATTTTAGGACTTTATGTAACATGTGCTTTCGTCTATAGCTTTATTAGGAGGGGAAAAAAATCAGATATTTGTGATGAGTTTGTTGGCGCAGGTGAAACCTAAAAATTAAGGAATTTGTTTGAATTGTTGGTCAATCCGATCGGTGAATTAGGAATATATGTTGCTACATTTTTGTTAGGATTAGAGAGATACTTGGGCTTACAGTTTCCAAATACGCCTTATAGCTAGCAATCGAAAATAGCGGGGGCCTGGCCTAGTTTGTATAAGACGAATTCATTGGTCACAATTTGTGTTCATCAAACGCTATAAATACAactaaatcataaaatatgtTATTGAATCTGAATAAATATGTAATAAACATAAATCAGTATGGTAATATATAATAAACTTGAATTTTTGCATGGCTAAGCTTCAGTTATACATTTCACGAGATGGGTCACGTCCATTGAACCGCCGCCACGTGTCCACTCTCGTGCCTATTTATGCAATCTTCTCGCTGCCAGCCCAAAGAACTCACACACACAGCACAATACAGAGGCACACACTTGTTTTCCGCTCCTaaaatctccctctctctctctctctctcctcaacAAACAAATTCTCCTTTTCCGAAAATGTTTATCGAGAGCTTCAAGGTCGAAAGCCCCAACGTGAAGTACACAGACACTGAGATTCACTCTGTCTACAACTACGAAACCACCGAGCTCGTTCACGAGAACAGAAACGGCTCTTACCACTGGATTGTGAAGCCCAAAACTGTCCAATACGAGTTCAAAACCGACGCCCATGTCCCTAAATTAGGGTATGTTTTCCTACTAagaaaattgtattttttttttttcgaattttttaaTGTTGAGATTGATTTGTTTTTGTAGGGTTATGCTTGTTGGGTGGGGAGGGAACAACGGCTCAACCCTTACTGCTGGCGTCATTGCAAATCGGGAGTGagttttctttctcttttttgaaTTAAATTTCTATAAACTGTATAAAAGCGAAATTGAATTTCTAGAATCTATGCAATATCCGATTTTGATGAGCAATGAAGGAATAAGATTGAATTTTGGATGATATCTGTGACGAAAATTGAGAAATGGGAATCTTAACGCAGGGGGATTTCGTGGGCGACGAAAGACAAGGTGCAACAGGCGAACTATTTCGGGTCGCTAACCCAGGCTTCCTCAATCCGGGTCGGGTCCTTCAATGGAGAAGAGATATACGCTCCGTTCAAAAGCTTGCTCCCCATGGTCTGTCTCATAATATTaatatgatgatgattggtgATTTATATAGTTAATGAATTTGAGTGTGGTTATTAATCAGGTGAACCCGGACGACATCGTTTTTGGAGGATGGGACATAAGCGACATGAATTTGGGTGACGCAATGGGCAGAGCCAAAGTGTTGGACATTGATCTTCAAAAACAGCTGCGGCCCTACATGGAGCACATGGTCCCACTCCCAGGAATCTACGACGCAGATTTCATCGCCGCCAATCAAGGCGCACGTGCGAACAACGTGATCAAAGGGACCAAGAAGGAACAGGTGGAACAAGTGATGAGAGACATTAGGTAAGATCTAGTAATTAATTCTTTGAGGGTAGAGTAGGGCAATGGCGAATTGAAGTGGTTGATTTGGTGCAGGGAGttcaaggagaagaagaaggtggAGAGGGTGGTGGTGCTGTGGACGGGCAACACGGAGAGGTATAGCAACGTGGTGGTGGGTCTGAACGACACGAGTGAGAACCTCATGGCCTCCTTGGAGAGGAATGAATCCGAGATCTCTCCCTCCACCCTCTTTGGACTGGCTTGCATTCTTGAGAACGTGCCTTTCATCAATGGCAGCCCGCAAAACACATTTGTCCCGGGCCTCATTGAGCTGGCCATTAGCAGGAACTCTTTGATTGGTGGAGATGATTTCAAGAGTGGGCAGACCAAGATGAAATCGGCTCTGGTTGATTTCCTGGTTGGGGCTGGTATTAAGCCAACCTCCATAGTGAGTTACAATCACTTGGGAAACAACGACGGAATGAACCTGTCGGCACCTCAGACCTTCCGCTCCAAGGAGATCTCCAAGAGCAACGTGGTGGACGACATGGTGGCAAGCAACGGCATCCTGTACGAGCCGGGCGAGCACCCCGACCACGTCGTTGTCATTAAGTATGTCCCGTACGTGGGAGACAGCAAGAGGGCCATGGACGAGTACACCTCCGAGATCTTCATGGGAGGCAAAAGCACCATAGTAATGCACAACACTTGCGAGGACTCTCTTCTTGCAGCTCCCATCATTCTAGACTTGGTCCTTCTTGCTGAGCTCACCACTCGAATCCAACTCAAAGCTCACAACGAGGTTACAATTCATCAACTCTACCTAATTCTTACACTAcaacttttttattaattattaatatcaATATCTTGCACTTGCAGGGAAAATTCCACTCTTTCCACCCTGTGGCCACCATCCTTAGCTATCTAACCAAGGCCCCTCTTGTAAGTACACTACAAAAACtctttattcttacttttcaggACAAAAATCGCTACCAATCAAAACTATAGCTTCCACACAAAAATATAGTTTTCATTTatgtaattaattgaaataGGTGCCTCCGGGAACACCCGTGGTGAACGCGTTGTCGAAGCAGCGGGCGATGATGGAGAACATATTTAGGGCCTGTGTTGGATTGGCTCCCGAAAACAACATGATTTTGGAATACAAGTGAATATTTACCATCTCTTTTTGATCAACTATATTTTCATAAGACTCTGTTTTCATTTTTCTCTCCCTTTTTCCTTACTATTAATCTATTTTTTATGTAGCTATTGCAAGTGTATTTTGTTTGCTCTAGCTCTTTTAGAGCCTAGCTAGCTTATCCCTTATATGTAACTACTTTTCTGTAATTTCTTATTGCCTCTTCTTATTTCCAAGTTAATCTTTTCAAattaagagaaaatattattaaatggCCTTTCTACGTACTTCTATTCTATATTAAGTCATTTTCTGTCTAAAATTTGAGATATATATCAAAACATTATAGATGACTATCCTCACATACAAGTATGAGTCACAAGTTGAGATGAAAAATTATTATACGTACcatgtgaaaaaaataaaatcgtgGCTTGGAACCTATGATTGTTAAAAGTAAAAAAGTGATAAGCCCGGGAGACATCCAAATTTATTTAAGATATAagagaataaaataattatgcttcatttttattatttatttataaatatatactaataACTAATTgcaatattttttcaaaataaaatggcTTACAATATTATGTTTATAGTTTATGTCAAAAAACTCATTCGAaccccaaaattaataaaataatttcagcCTTGTGGATATATACTCTACCATTAGTCCATTCGTTCAATGGATGGGGCCGCATGACTCTCGTATGAGTATCAGTATATATAATACTTATAAATTTTGGAGTATATATAATCCATAGTATGGACCCTAGCAAATTAACTGGACCTCCCACTACCTGGCGGCCCATTAAATTATTTGTTATTGGGTATTTAAAATGATCACATAAATTTTTCCTCTCACTATTTATAAAAGATGTGAGATTCAATCTCCACTCAAATATAATTagcatattttttcttaaaatatgtGTCATTTTCATTATGTACATCATTTTTGGTGTGTCATAGGTATATTTACGTCTAATATTTATATCTAATATCTTTTGTCCGCCTGACAAATTTCTTATTAATCAC is a window encoding:
- the LOC131001400 gene encoding inositol-3-phosphate synthase, producing MFIESFKVESPNVKYTDTEIHSVYNYETTELVHENRNGSYHWIVKPKTVQYEFKTDAHVPKLGVMLVGWGGNNGSTLTAGVIANREGISWATKDKVQQANYFGSLTQASSIRVGSFNGEEIYAPFKSLLPMVNPDDIVFGGWDISDMNLGDAMGRAKVLDIDLQKQLRPYMEHMVPLPGIYDADFIAANQGARANNVIKGTKKEQVEQVMRDIREFKEKKKVERVVVLWTGNTERYSNVVVGLNDTSENLMASLERNESEISPSTLFGLACILENVPFINGSPQNTFVPGLIELAISRNSLIGGDDFKSGQTKMKSALVDFLVGAGIKPTSIVSYNHLGNNDGMNLSAPQTFRSKEISKSNVVDDMVASNGILYEPGEHPDHVVVIKYVPYVGDSKRAMDEYTSEIFMGGKSTIVMHNTCEDSLLAAPIILDLVLLAELTTRIQLKAHNEGKFHSFHPVATILSYLTKAPLVPPGTPVVNALSKQRAMMENIFRACVGLAPENNMILEYK